The nucleotide sequence TACAATACAACATATCCAGATGGCCTGATGAAGTTGAATGGAAGTTTTCCGACGGGCAAAATCTTCTTCACTCCTTTCTCCGTCACTTCACGAGACTTCATGAGAATCTATAAACGGTTTCCCACAGTTGAAGATTGAGATATTAAAGCAGCCAGATGCAGCTTTCACCCAGTAAAAACTCGGACGTCATTAAGATAATCCACACAAGTTACAATGTTCAGGATTAAGATCTCTCCCGCATTTTGGCTCTAGCGAAAAATACTCCAGCCACGAGacctacaaatttaaaaaaaatcgtCGGTAATGCTACAAAACTCAAGCTTGCGTTTGCAAAGTTGTATAGTACATCATATTCTTCTTCCCGTTTGATGGAGAGAACTTACCAAAGAAAATGCTAGCAGAGTTCTCTAAACTGGTCGGCACTTTGAAAAGTAGAATACCGGCAACAGATAGAGGGATCTTATTCAGCGACCCAACAAGGCTGCAGAGATTGAGCAGTGATTAGAGATGTCCAGTTAAATGGATCACTAACACCTTATGATTCGAAATAGGCATAGCAATGTAATCACGTTAAACCAACAAATAACAAGAAGCTAACAAGAGAAGGGTTTCACATACAAACATAAATCTGGGATTGTCTTCAATTGACTTCCAAGTCCTAGGTTCttctcttatttttttcaaaaaatcaagttccaaattccaagttctTATTACACAACTGGAGTGGAAAGTCGAGAAGCAAGCCAGAGAAACTGACAAAGTGAAACACAAGAATCCTATGATTATCTAAACTACTTAAATCACAAATATAAGCCATCAGGCTAGATGTCAAAAAAGTATGCAGCCCGGAAAAGGGGttataaaatttatttaaaataaataaataggaaATTTGAAAGCTAAGAATAAGGTATCCAGCTTTAAGTTGAGTAATCAAAGTCTCACTTAAACCAGGTCACAACCATAGATATCATATTACGTATCAGCTACATTATATCTTACCTGTATGTGGTGGCACCTGTTTGATGAAGAAACCACATAGACGTGAAGCTGATTGCAAGGCCCAAAAATCCACTTAAAGTCATCACCAACCAGAAGGTTGGAGACCTCAAAAGTGGTCTGCATTTTGATTCAACCTTCATTAGATTCAATaggataaaagaaagaaaatttgtAAGAAAAATAATGTGAAACGCAACCCTAACATTTTCTCCTTCCTGTTTTTCTTTTGACAAGTAAACGTGGTCCTAATTTCCAAGACATCCCACAAAGTGATTCTAGACCTCGGTCATAGCTAAATGGATTGTCATACATGTTATTAGTTAGTAGTTGCAGTTTAAGTTAGAAAACAAACAACATAGTAAAACCAACAATGAAATAACAAACTATGGAGTACTTCGTGCATACTTTTCCATGATTATATCATATGTTAAGAGGAAGTGGTATCCATCTGGAAGCTTTCAAACTTGGACAAATATTTCACAAGGGAAAGAGGAAAGGGAACGGGCCTTCTTGCCGAACGACATCATAAAATAGCAGTTGCAAGCTTTCACTCCACACCTCTCATCtagattttaatttaatcatcaatatGACAGATTCTAAAGACGACGTGAGTGTGAAAGTCATTCCTTTCCACTATATGATTCACACTTGTCTATCTATTGCAGTAGTTTCCGTACTTCTATAATTCTCCAGAAACATCCAGAGTTTAAACTACGTTGACCAGAATGACCTCGTATAAGAGAAGTGCTTTGATAATCCTCCCACACATTAAGCTATCGAAGTGCCTAAACTTATAACACGTAAACAAGTCATTTAGACTCCAACCACCTGTCTTTATTGTCAAAACTATAGTTACGGCATTATAGCACAATAGAAAGAGTGTAGTTGTAGAAGTAGGGAAATAGTATCACAAATGAATACTCACGTTGTAAAGAGATAATCCActtcattgaaaacaaaaataagcaGAATCCCCAAAGGTAGAGAAAGTGTGTTATTTAGCAAGACCATTGAAAACTCATTCAGCTTTCCAGATTTCGTGACCAGCTTAGCCGTATCCATGACTCTACGTAGAGTAAGCTGTcaaaataaaatagttattcaacaataaaaacataaaacaagttAACCGAATGGGACACAGAGTCACAGACCAAAAAACTACAATAAAGCACTCAGATTTCAGACAGAAACCTAAGGTCCATTTCTGAAATCTTTGTTGATTTTGCACTATAAAGTATAAATTTTATCAACTCAATATTTGAAGGGCTACAAGACCTCTGATATACAAGAAAGAAACTGAGTTGATATAGATGAGAAACTGAGTTGATATAGATGGTCTTGGACCAAACCAGAAATCCAGAAAAGGATACTGTTTTTCCACCTGATAAGCATGATTTGTATTGTGTACAATTAGATTTGGTAAGTACTGCCTTTTCTTTCACTAAGGAAGTGCATAATTAGTACTGGCcacaattaacaattaaagactTCAATTTTTCTTAGATCTGAAAATAATCCTCATCAAGGTAGGTCCAAAACCAAATTATCATGTAgcttcctaattcatattctcaAATAAAAGAAACTAGGTTAATCATTCTTATTGCTAAAAACGTCCTCACAGATGAGGGAGGTGGAATAAAGActacacacagaatgacactcTAAAATGTATTGAACATATTGAACTCACAGAATATGATGCAGTCAAGATACAGTTCAGAAATTGCCATGCATAGCCAACGGCATGGAAAGATAAATCAGTGACTCCTCCAGAAATTGCTGAAATTATCTGCAAATGTTAGATTCAAAACCATGTCAAACCATATCATCAAATgagaattcaaaaaatataatcttATAGATATCCAAGAATAGCATAAGGTTGGTGACAAATGATCTTGGAAATAAAGGACAATATCTCTATGAACATGcaagcatgcatgcatgtgtgcAAGAGCACTCACACAAAATCCACTTACCCCACGAGACATCAACCCCCAAATTTAGAGAACTATTATGATGCATCAAAGATAGAAGTGCAGACTCCTAGAAGTTAATATTTTCATCAACTCAGCAAAGCATTTGTCCTAATGGATTTGGCTtgatttcatcaaaaccaaaatttaaacaattaaCTACACTCATGTAGGCACTCTGATTGGCCTTTTCAATTCGTATATTCATTGCCAAGCACAAGCTCcaaaccaaagaaaaagaaaaaggaattatatatgatatattttttttaaaaacttattTCTTTTCCCACACATCATGTTGTTTTTAACATAAATCCTAGGAATTAAGATATGaataaaaacttcaaaaatgaaaaaagtaaaaaaaagatGATACAAATAACAACATAGAAAGGAAAGATAGACAAGACCTCTCAGGTAAAAGAAACAAGCCAGCAATCACAAGACGAAAGAGTATGTTGAATTATTGTTTTAAATCCCAATTGAAACATTTATGAACAACTGAATCTCAAATTGACATTTTCCTAATTATCAAGCATACCATTAGGAAAAGCGCTGCCCATACTCTGCTGTCATGGTGCTTCTGGAATAGATACATTTCACCAACAGCAGTTATCACGTTGGTAACATTCTTTAGGACTGTGACCATCGCTACATTGATGTACTTCAAGCTGCAAACATGAATTTAACTAGAGTTGAGAAAAGTAAGAGGCCATGGAGTTTTAATGGTTGTACACCAACAATGGGTGCACCCTACAGCAACTACCCAAGGAGCCTAATCAGATGAACAAAAACACATCCTTGCTTGTCTAGTTGTAGAATACAAAAAATGCACTGAATGGTTGACATAATGTGCAGAAAAAGATTAATTTAGATCTGCAGGAATTAAGGACCCAAGAATACTCACATGAATGGTAATTACGTCGAACTTAACTTTAAGATTCATAGAAGGTTTTTATGTAACAACAACTTAAGTACAAGTATCACCAACCTAGTAGATTGCTTGTTAAGTGGTGTTTAATAAAACATCATGATGAAATTTTGCATGTAAACAAGATGACGCTGGCATCAAATGTAATATTTGATATTAGCTCTTCTAGACCAACTACTTAAACTTTACCTAAAGCCATTATGCACCAAGATGAACTAAAATAGGAAATGCTCTACCTACTTCATACCTAAACATGCTTGTAATGAGCATCCCAACGAATATAACATTCACAGGCAACCAGACCTTAACCAATCTCCATGTTAGTGGCTCCGTTGATATGATGCCGGTAAAAGTCAACACAGAAACGATTATAACCGAGACTAGGTTCTGCATCCACATTAGCAACATGAGATAGTTAGATCTCAACAAATAACTATTCGATCAAATAGAGTTGAGTAAAACACTCTTTTTATGCAAACAAAATAGATAACAATTGTTACCTGGTACAGCATCAGAGAAATTCCAGCATCAAAGTTGTAGCTCGAAAGGACGAATTTGTTAACTAATATCATGCTGCAGGACGACAGGCAATATGCAAGGCCAGACAACAATGCCTTATTCTGTATCTTAACCACCTTATTACCCCTTGTTGATTTATCTCCATCTTTTTGCAATTTTCCACCTTCCAAATCGGTTTCATTCTTGTCAAAAGAACTCATTGCAAATACAAACCTATATCAAAGTTGATAACTACTTCTCAATCCAACACCGAATTCGAGTGGCGAAAGAggccactttcccaacttcagaTAACTATATACTTTGCCGATCGGATGAACAGATGGAAAATTCccaaattttgaagaaaaatcacCTGAAACATCATTGAAATCGGATATGAAGAAGAGCAAAGAGGAGAAATCCTAGAAACCCAGTATTAAATAGAGTTGTAAGAACGTAATTAAGCCAAACCTAAACCCCAACTGCCCAAATTAGGCTAATAATCCACCAACCCAGCAAAAAAATTAACACCAACAAATCAATAGAAATCAAACATAACAGAGCTCTCAGTACTGGGTAGGAGACAAAAAACGGGTGAGAGCTAAAGAAAAGTCACCTCTTTCCGCCACCATGACGCATCTCTACGCGACCACAATTGATGCGAGTGCGACACAGAGGCAGCTCgaacttcttctccttcttcttcttcagcttAAATAAGAGATGGAAGAGTGCGAATTGCCAAACAGTGACAGATGAAGATGAAGGTGGTCGTTGGAGGGAGGCGTCAATGCTGACATGAAAATTCAAAGACTCAAGTTTTTGACTGGAGATGCTATATTCCATTAATTTCTTGATTTTATCTGTTAATTAACTTAGTGACTGTTACGgcttttttgttgttttaattggatgcatttgatatttttatttattttttccctCACCACCTTATTATTCTTTTTCTAGGAAAATGGTTGCGTTTGGAAATAAAAAAGAGTACGCTGATAGAGAAAATCTCAgacaatttttaagttctaaCACACGTTAGACTCCAATACTTCTACCAAGAAGCACATAACATGTATTTTTAGCAAAAaacattttaagtatttttactAAAGTTTGATTTTAAAAAACACTTTTATCTAAAATACTTTCAGTCGTTTAATCATTTTGTGTGTGCCAGATTAATACGATAGCTGTAGCTAGATAATTAAACTAGTTAGGGGAGATTATGAATAAACAAAAGATGCCCCAGTCACAGATCATTGTAGCATTTAAATATTGGGCAATGATCCAAGCCGACCAAATTGGGCAATGATCCAAGCGAACCAAATTTGGCAGCCTTCAACTAAAATATTGGAACGCTCTTCTTCAGTCCATTTTGGTCTAATAATAGTGGATATTGGAATACAAATTTGGAGATTGAAAATAACAACTCACCAAAGTCCACTTTGAAGTAATATTGCTTCATTTCCAAACAAATTCTGCGGAATATGCTAGCGTCAGTTATGTGTGGACATGACAATCACGTGTGTGCATGACAATCACGTGTGTGCGTGACGCTAGCCCATCCATTGATGTTCATAGGTCCCCAACAAATCCCGCACTCATCCATGGATGTGATCGCACCAGTAATGTTGTGATTCAACACTGCGAATGCAATTACCCATTCGTGCCGTGAGTCGAGATTAGTCACTTGATTCCACACACTGACCATCAATATGTAAAATTTGGTGCAGCTAAAGcggaaaacaacaacaacaacaataatcaCGCTTTATTTCACTAAGTGGGGTatgctgtatgaatcctagaacaatACTGTACTTGTTTTTGCGTCAATTCTTCCGTTAGCTCCAAATACTCCACATCTTTTCATATGGTCTCTATGACATTGATCCTCTCCTcggaagaaaagaagagaaacaaaaaTTATCTAGCTACAGGACTGGGTTGACATAAAGAAATGGCGTTTAATCACCAATCCACctaaaatataaagaaaactaatgaaaatggtttgaaaactttgagttttaatgataaggacaaaataaagagtaaagtgaatagtaccaagattgactttttagtgtaaaaatgagattttttgttaaagtaa is from Malus sylvestris chromosome 5, drMalSylv7.2, whole genome shotgun sequence and encodes:
- the LOC126621812 gene encoding GDP-mannose transporter GONST1-like isoform X1, with protein sequence MSSFDKNETDLEGGKLQKDGDKSTRGNKVVKIQNKALLSGLAYCLSSCSMILVNKFVLSSYNFDAGISLMLYQNLVSVIIVSVLTFTGIISTEPLTWRLVKVWLPVNVIFVGMLITSMFSLKYINVAMVTVLKNVTNVITAVGEMYLFQKHHDSRVWAALFLMIISAISGGVTDLSFHAVGYAWQFLNCILTASYSLTLRRVMDTAKLVTKSGKLNEFSMVLLNNTLSLPLGILLIFVFNEVDYLFTTPLLRSPTFWLVMTLSGFLGLAISFTSMWFLHQTGATTYSLVGSLNKIPLSVAGILLFKVPTSLENSASIFFGLVAGVFFARAKMRERS
- the LOC126621812 gene encoding GDP-mannose transporter GONST1-like isoform X2, with the translated sequence MVTVLKNVTNVITAVGEMYLFQKHHDSRVWAALFLMIISAISGGVTDLSFHAVGYAWQFLNCILTASYSLTLRRVMDTAKLVTKSGKLNEFSMVLLNNTLSLPLGILLIFVFNEVDYLFTTPLLRSPTFWLVMTLSGFLGLAISFTSMWFLHQTGATTYSLVGSLNKIPLSVAGILLFKVPTSLENSASIFFGLVAGVFFARAKMRERS